From the genome of Hyalangium ruber, one region includes:
- the gltE gene encoding adventurous gliding motility TPR repeat lipoprotein GltE — MNRKRILHSALFMATVALVATGCTSSTATGPTGPKTNVTNAQGPAKDPEPVSISNRAKVLFDDAVKAMDAQKKGKAVDYPSLERKFKAAMDADPNLAEADYNLGVIAERQSKKDEAKNWYKSALKKKPSLRQASENLAVMAQNEGDIAGAVTLYQDVLKRFPDDAASRARLAEIYRQTGDHDRAMEFSRAALMREPQSTTALKVMMRSYLDRKQLALAKLVALRAVKIDANDPELHHTVGLILQQEGDADGARLEFKAALEARGDYVPSHIVLAQMALESEDYPGAEEHLRKILQAGGKSAAAHLNLGVAFKGQGQFDKAMQEYDEAEKLDPKLAAIYLNRAIILHRAKDAPERAVELYKKYISMAGDEVALSADAPVFNLLREAEAVIQAKAEAKSAEEQAKQMEALQAKQQAEMKKAEDQQKAQGGQGAAPNPAANASEPLEDPTADVAPKSPEPAKSGSGQKNPVAADPGEPEDDF; from the coding sequence ATGAACCGTAAGCGTATCCTCCATTCCGCGCTGTTCATGGCGACCGTGGCCCTGGTGGCCACCGGGTGTACCTCGTCCACGGCCACTGGCCCGACGGGGCCGAAGACGAACGTCACCAATGCGCAGGGGCCGGCCAAGGATCCCGAGCCGGTCTCCATCTCCAACCGCGCCAAGGTGCTGTTCGATGACGCGGTGAAGGCGATGGATGCCCAGAAGAAGGGCAAGGCCGTCGACTACCCCTCGCTGGAGCGCAAGTTCAAGGCCGCCATGGATGCGGACCCGAACCTCGCCGAGGCCGACTACAACCTGGGCGTCATCGCCGAGCGCCAGAGCAAGAAGGACGAGGCCAAGAACTGGTACAAGTCCGCGCTGAAGAAGAAGCCCTCGCTGCGCCAGGCCTCCGAGAACCTGGCCGTCATGGCGCAGAACGAGGGCGACATCGCCGGCGCGGTGACGCTGTACCAGGACGTGCTCAAGCGCTTCCCGGACGACGCGGCCAGCCGCGCGCGCCTGGCGGAGATCTACCGGCAGACGGGCGACCATGACCGCGCGATGGAGTTCTCCCGCGCCGCGCTCATGCGCGAGCCCCAGTCCACCACCGCGCTCAAGGTGATGATGCGCAGCTACCTGGACCGCAAGCAGCTCGCCCTGGCGAAGCTGGTGGCCCTGCGCGCGGTGAAGATCGACGCGAATGATCCCGAGCTGCACCACACCGTGGGCCTCATCCTCCAGCAGGAGGGCGACGCGGACGGGGCGCGCCTCGAGTTCAAGGCCGCCCTGGAGGCGCGTGGCGACTACGTCCCCTCGCACATCGTCCTGGCGCAGATGGCGCTCGAGTCCGAGGACTACCCGGGCGCCGAGGAGCACCTGCGGAAGATCCTCCAGGCCGGTGGCAAGAGCGCCGCGGCGCACCTCAACCTCGGCGTCGCCTTCAAGGGCCAGGGTCAGTTCGACAAGGCCATGCAGGAGTATGACGAGGCGGAGAAGCTCGATCCGAAGCTGGCCGCCATCTACCTCAACCGCGCCATCATCCTGCACCGCGCGAAGGACGCCCCCGAGCGCGCCGTGGAGCTCTACAAGAAGTACATCTCCATGGCTGGCGACGAGGTGGCCCTGAGCGCCGATGCGCCGGTCTTCAACCTGCTGCGCGAGGCGGAGGCCGTCATCCAGGCCAAGGCCGAGGCCAAGTCCGCCGAGGAGCAGGCCAAGCAGATGGAGGCGCTCCAGGCCAAGCAGCAGGCCGAGATGAAGAAGGCCGAGGATCAGCAGAAGGCTCAGGGCGGGCAGGGTGCCGCGCCCAACCCGGCCGCCAACGCCTCCGAGCCTCTCGAGGATCCCACCGCGGACGTCGCGCCCAAGTCTCCGGAGCCGGCCAAGAGCGGCTCGGGACAGAAGAATCCAGTCGCGGCGGATCCGGGCGAGCCCGAGGACGACTTCTAG
- the cglF gene encoding adventurous gliding motility protein CglF yields MRKLLTVCMVLAVAPAFAQDEGGKGGGEGNVRYSKTTTIDFEDDTIEGDLTKPDGEYVEARKKVKHSNLIRIREDFEDKVMQSVGEL; encoded by the coding sequence ATGCGGAAGCTTCTGACGGTGTGCATGGTGTTGGCGGTGGCCCCGGCCTTTGCTCAGGACGAGGGCGGCAAGGGCGGCGGCGAGGGCAACGTGCGCTACTCGAAGACCACGACCATCGACTTCGAGGACGACACCATCGAGGGCGATCTCACCAAGCCGGACGGTGAGTACGTCGAGGCGCGCAAGAAGGTGAAGCACTCGAACCTCATCCGTATCCGCGAGGATTTCGAGGACAAGGTGATGCAGTCGGTGGGAGAGCTGTAA
- the gltG gene encoding adventurous gliding motility protein GltG — MAVPLTLKVFKGESLVTSKDFERDIIKIGRLSSAHLCLDDEKVSRIHSVIEVGADGSLSIIDMGSVEGTYVNGKRVNKGKVTFGDEIRVGATTIRLENPAAVAAVNLAAAVSSTEVTTKAPVVAEAPLAAGLAQAAVVPEPAPVVVAAPVVAAPAQAIDSSFAATQKHALVEPVAEEPAAEPAPRVRTVRRSKASGPLGASLRFMWGDQRVGEHFMAPGHKRSFKVGSAPGVNFVMGDAKLGRESMEVARSDGQTFSISFSRKMKGELTRKGETLDLEAVIEAGKASNDGDGYSVTLEAEDFIWVDLGGITLEACLQPVPKRVHVPLGDAVDYRALNIFLLMFFAGTMFIISAMNHGGEGDEFADELNANNARLAKLIVKPPEAQKNKFLEKLQQQKAEKEKKKSGEMAAKQKNDEGQMGKKEAPKTNNRTAPQGQKDKKDEARALTAKIFGGGKGGVSTIFGSAGLGGELKSAMGNMFGAKAGDSGGFGGLGIKGSGGGGGGTGDTIGIGGIGTKGRGGGTASYGTGAGVLGGKQSVDVGITSSEPLVMGSLDKELIRQVIQRNRGQIRFCYESQLTKYPKLSGKVAIKFVINAEGAVVSSSVAQSTASNAELEQCVAGRVRTWQFPKPKGGGVVVVTYPFIFKASGE; from the coding sequence ATGGCCGTTCCTCTGACACTCAAGGTCTTCAAGGGCGAAAGCCTCGTCACCTCGAAGGATTTCGAGCGTGACATCATCAAGATTGGCCGTCTCTCGTCCGCGCACTTGTGCCTGGACGACGAGAAGGTCAGCCGCATCCACTCGGTCATCGAGGTAGGCGCCGACGGCTCCCTGTCCATCATCGACATGGGCAGCGTCGAGGGCACCTACGTCAACGGCAAGCGCGTCAACAAGGGCAAGGTCACCTTCGGTGACGAGATCCGCGTGGGCGCCACCACCATTCGCCTGGAGAACCCGGCGGCGGTGGCCGCGGTGAACCTCGCCGCCGCCGTGTCCAGCACGGAGGTGACGACGAAGGCCCCGGTGGTCGCCGAGGCGCCGCTGGCCGCGGGGCTCGCGCAGGCGGCCGTCGTGCCGGAGCCTGCTCCGGTGGTGGTCGCGGCGCCCGTGGTGGCTGCTCCCGCCCAGGCCATCGACTCCTCCTTCGCCGCCACGCAGAAGCACGCGCTGGTGGAGCCGGTGGCCGAGGAGCCCGCGGCCGAGCCCGCGCCTCGCGTTCGCACCGTTCGCCGCAGCAAGGCGAGCGGGCCGCTGGGGGCCTCCCTCCGCTTCATGTGGGGCGACCAGCGCGTGGGCGAGCACTTCATGGCCCCGGGCCACAAGCGCTCGTTCAAGGTGGGCAGCGCTCCGGGCGTGAACTTCGTCATGGGCGACGCCAAGCTGGGTCGCGAGAGCATGGAGGTCGCGCGCAGCGACGGGCAGACCTTCAGCATCTCCTTCTCCCGGAAGATGAAGGGCGAGCTCACCCGCAAGGGCGAGACGCTGGATCTCGAGGCCGTCATCGAGGCGGGCAAGGCCTCCAACGATGGGGACGGCTATTCGGTCACCCTCGAGGCCGAGGACTTCATCTGGGTGGACCTGGGTGGAATCACCCTGGAGGCGTGCCTGCAGCCGGTGCCCAAGCGGGTGCATGTGCCGCTGGGTGACGCGGTGGACTACCGGGCGCTCAACATCTTCCTGCTCATGTTCTTCGCGGGCACCATGTTCATCATCAGCGCGATGAACCACGGTGGCGAAGGCGACGAGTTCGCCGACGAGCTCAACGCCAACAACGCTCGCCTGGCCAAGCTCATCGTCAAGCCGCCCGAGGCGCAGAAGAACAAGTTCCTCGAGAAGCTGCAGCAGCAGAAGGCCGAGAAGGAGAAGAAGAAGAGCGGCGAGATGGCCGCCAAGCAGAAGAACGACGAAGGTCAGATGGGCAAGAAGGAGGCGCCCAAGACCAACAACCGCACCGCGCCCCAGGGCCAGAAGGACAAGAAGGACGAGGCACGCGCGCTCACCGCGAAGATCTTCGGCGGTGGCAAGGGCGGCGTCTCCACCATCTTCGGCAGCGCGGGCCTGGGCGGCGAGCTCAAGAGCGCCATGGGCAACATGTTCGGCGCCAAGGCGGGTGACTCGGGCGGCTTCGGCGGCCTGGGCATCAAGGGCAGCGGCGGCGGCGGCGGCGGCACCGGTGACACCATCGGCATCGGCGGCATCGGCACCAAGGGGCGTGGCGGCGGCACCGCCAGCTACGGCACGGGCGCCGGCGTGCTCGGCGGCAAGCAGAGCGTGGACGTGGGCATCACCTCCTCGGAGCCCCTGGTCATGGGCTCGCTGGACAAGGAGCTCATCCGCCAGGTCATCCAGCGCAACCGCGGGCAGATCCGCTTCTGCTACGAGAGCCAGCTGACCAAGTACCCGAAGCTGTCCGGCAAGGTGGCCATCAAGTTCGTCATCAACGCGGAGGGTGCGGTCGTCTCCTCGTCGGTGGCTCAGTCCACCGCCAGCAACGCGGAGCTGGAGCAGTGCGTGGCCGGCCGCGTGCGCACCTGGCAGTTCCCCAAGCCCAAGGGCGGCGGGGTGGTGGTCGTCACCTACCCCTTCATCTTCAAGGCGTCGGGCGAGTAG
- the cglE gene encoding adventurous gliding motility protein CglE: MKALATFALSCVLVVPALSRAQESSPAANPVKDRPAESFDEIERGLYFSVQGGPSFLVNPPADEGPRPFSTGQMAMVEVGVDLGERLSLGLFVMGAVNRAGSDYIGNSGGAASGDFSSLVPGATLRANLKGFADNQEVQRTFIYARAGAGFAMFSPKLLLPDSDILVFAGPGVEYYTRLRHFSVGLEVTGSYLVSSGTFGFAIAPNLRYAF, encoded by the coding sequence ATGAAAGCTCTTGCCACCTTTGCTCTGTCCTGCGTGCTCGTCGTGCCGGCACTGTCTCGTGCCCAGGAGTCCTCCCCTGCCGCCAACCCGGTGAAGGATCGACCGGCTGAGTCGTTCGATGAGATCGAACGCGGCCTGTACTTCAGCGTGCAGGGCGGCCCGTCCTTCCTCGTCAACCCGCCCGCGGATGAGGGCCCCCGGCCGTTCTCGACCGGGCAGATGGCGATGGTGGAGGTGGGCGTCGACCTGGGCGAGCGCCTCTCGCTGGGTCTATTCGTGATGGGGGCCGTCAACCGCGCCGGGTCCGATTACATCGGCAACTCGGGCGGGGCGGCCTCGGGAGACTTCTCCTCGCTGGTGCCTGGGGCCACGCTGCGCGCGAATCTGAAGGGGTTCGCCGACAACCAGGAGGTGCAGCGCACCTTCATCTATGCCCGCGCGGGAGCCGGCTTCGCGATGTTCTCTCCCAAGCTGCTCCTGCCTGACTCTGACATTCTGGTGTTCGCCGGGCCTGGAGTGGAGTACTACACGCGGCTGCGACACTTCTCAGTGGGCCTCGAGGTGACGGGCAGCTACCTGGTCTCCTCGGGGACGTTCGGCTTCGCGATCGCGCCGAACCTTCGTTACGCGTTCTAG